The Notoacmeibacter ruber DNA segment ATCAGCCTGTCGGCACCGGCGGTCGTACCGGCCATGCTTGCGGGTCTCGCTATTGCGCTGTTTCAGGCCCTGACGCAGATTCAGGAAGTGACGCTGACCTTCGTGCCGAAGATACTGATTGCCCTCTTCTCGCTGGTCCTCTTCTCCGGCTTTATCGGCAGCAGTCTCGTCACCTTTTCGGAGCAGGTCTACGACAAGGTCGAGAACGGATTTCTCTGACCGTCCGCTCCTAAATGAATCCAGTCCAAAAATAGCGCTCGCAAACGCGAGCCGGGCGGTTTCTACAACCCTAAAATTGCATATTTAGCATATATTAAAGCTTGGCGCGATATTCCTGCCATGTGTAGAGCGGCCAAAGCTGCATAGGACATGATGTCCTCCTTTCGATAACGTCAGGAGCGCCCCGGATGCGGGGCGAGGATATCATGCGCGGCAAACCGTCCCTCCATCACGGCCTTCTCTCCGCATCACTGATCGTCGGGATGGTGTCTTGCGGTCTCGCCGAGGCGGCGACAGAGGCACCGGATCATCGGGCACAGATTGCCCGCTATGTGGAGTCCGATTCCCTTCATTGGTTGTCCGGCCCGGAGGTTGTCGACGCGATCAAGGCTCAGAACAAAAAGACAGCCGACCTCACCGCCGAACATGTCCAAGAACTCGATCAGAACTGGCGCAAAGCCGTTGCCTCTTCGGGCGCCGAGCGCGCAATGATCGAAGACTTCATGAAGCTTCCGCTTTCACAATATCTGCGCTCGATGCAGCGAAAAACGGACTTCATGGTCGTCGAGATCATCGTGACGGATGCCAAGGGTCTGAATGTCGGCCTGAGCACGCCAAGCTCGGATTTCTGGCAGGGCGACGAGGCAAAGCATCAGGAGACCTTCGGCAAAACGAGCCGGGATCTTTTCATCGATGAGATCGAGTTCGAGCCGGAAACCGGCCTTCTCATCTCCCAGGTCTCCCGCACGGTCTTCGATCCGGAAACGGATCAGGCGGTCGGAGCGATCACCATCTCGATCAACATGAACAAGCTTTGAGCGCCGCGGAGCCAAAGGCAGGACGGGGTAATCCTATGAAGTTCCTATCATCTTTCAAGAATCTGTCGTTCACAGCCAAGCTTGTGGCCGTTCTGATCGTGAGCAATCTGATCGGCGTTGCGATTACCGTGCTCGTCCTTGAAACGTCCGTGGAAAAGACCCTCCGCAGCGATGCCTATATCAGCTGGCAGCGAGAGGTCGAACAGATGGCCCGAATGGCGGCCGGCGGCATTAAATGGGATGTGCCCGAAGCGATCCAGGAATCCTATGCCAGCTTCGATGACGGGGAAGATCACGACCTGCGCTACTTCATGGCGTTCGACCGCGACAAGAACCCAGTCTTTTCGCAGGCCTTTCTCTATGACGACGTCTCGCGCGCGCAGGCCGCCTTCGACGAACTCATGCCATCCGTTTCGACAAGTTCTCTGATCAAGACCAATCAGGCGGGAAACGAGACCGCGACCATCATCGTACCCCTCGATGCCGACAGTGCCGGTGAACCGCGTGGCTATGTGGCGACGGTCTGGAGCACCGAGCGGCTCAACAATATCGGCTTCGCTTTCGGCTGGCAGATCCTGCTGACCCAGGCGCTCATCCAGTTCACCATCGTCGCCATTCTGCTCTTCGCCCTGAGCCGCATCGTCAGCCGCCCGCTTTCCGCGCTAGCCCACCGTGTGGAGGCCCTTCAGGCCGGCGATACGGAGAGTGAAGTGCCGGAACGCGACCGCCATGATGCGATCGGCGTCGTGGCCGATGCTCTGAACGTGTTTCGCGTCGCCGCCGGCGAAAAAACGGTCGCAGAGGAAAAAGCCGCCTCCGATCGCGCCGCCTTCGATGCGGAGCGCCAGCGGGGCGAAGCGGAACGGGAGCGCGTTTCGAAAACCAGAGACTCGGCGACAAGGAAGATCGGGCAGGCGCTCGAACAGCTTGCGGATGGCGATCTGACGGTGCGCATCACACAGATCGACGATGAATTCGTCGACATCAAAAACGACTTCAACAACGCGGTGGCGCGGCTTTCGTCGACGCTGAACGAAATTCGCGATACGGCCAATTCTGTTCGCGCCGGCACGAACGAGATCAGCGTCGCCGCGACCGACCTTTCTCAGCGCACAGAGCGCCAAGCTGCTTCGGTCGAGGAAACGGCCGAGAAATCGCGGCAGATCACCGAGACGGTTCAGGATACCGCCCAGCGTGCCGACCGCGTGGGCAGGATCGTCAACGAAGCGACCGATTGCGCCAAGCATTCGCGGACGGTCGTCTCCAACACCAAACACGCCATGTCGGACATCTCGGAATCGTCCACCAAGATCGTCAGCATCATCGAGGTCATCAACGACATCGCCTTCCAGACGAACCTTCTGGCACTGAATGCCGGTGTCGAGGCGGCCCGCGCAGGGGAAGCCGGCAACGGATTCGCTGTCGTGGCTCAGGAGGTGCGCACCCTCGCCCAGCGCACCAGCAATGCGGCCAACGAGATCAAATCGCTGATTGGCGACGCGACCTCCAACGTGAATTCCGGCGTCAAGCTCGTCGACGACACGATGGAAGCGCTGACCGAAATCGAACGCTATGTCGAGGATATCAGCCAGAATATCGGAGCCGTGGTCTCTGCAGCGCGCGAACAGGCCGACAGCCTGGCTGCCGTGAACCGCGCGGTCGGCACGATGGATGAAACAACACAGCAGAACGCGGCGATCGCCGAAGAGACCAATGCGGCATGTCAGAACCTGCGGAGCAGTTCGGACGCCCTGACCCAGCTGGTCGACATGTTCGTCCTGACCGACGAAGCGACCGAAAGCAAAGGGGCGCAGACGGCGCGCTCTTCCAGCTACTCCAGCGCGGCCTGACCGGCGGCGCTGGGGTTCTCCATCTCACGCTTGCACAGCGAAAAACCCGGCTCTCGCTTGAGAGCCGGGTTTTTGTTGTGAAGAACGAATTTGTGAGGCGAAGGCCTCAGGCCGTGCCGATCACGCAGCGCGGGCGCGGGCGCCAGCAGGGCGGACCGAGTCCGCCGAAACGTTGAAGCGACGAAGCATCTGCGCCAGTTCGCGGGCCTGATCGACGAGATGCTGATTGGCCTCGGCACCCTCTTCCGCCATCTGTGCATTCTTCATCGTCAACTGGTCCAGATCGTTCGCGGCACCATGAATATCCTCCACCGTGCTGGTCTGTTCGACGGTCGCACGCGCCAGATCGCCAACGATCTGGTCGACGACGCCTGCCTTCTCTACGATCGCTTGCAATGCTTCACCGGTCCGATCAACCAGTTCAACACCCTTGCTCACTTGCGCTTTCGAGGTTTCCAGCAGCGTCTTAACGCCGTTGGATTCCTTGGCCGATCGCTGCGCCAGCTCGCGGACTTCCTGCGCCACCACGGCGAAGCCTCGACCGGATTCACCCGCACGGGCCGCCTCAACGCCGGCATTCAGCGCCAGAAGGTTCGTCTGAAAGGCCAGTTCCTCAATGACCGCGACGACCTGATTAATCTGCGACGAGAAATCGTCGATGGCCTTCATCGCCGCAATCGTTTCCTGAACGATCCCGGATGAGTTGCGGGCCTGTTCCAGCGTCTCGTCGATCGCCCGATTGGCCTTTGCGGCGCCGTCCGAGGTCGCCTTGAGGCCCTGACTGAGCTCGGTAAGAGAAGCCACGGTCTGCTGGATGTTCGCTGCCTGCTGTCCGGTTCTGTCCGACAGTTCGGCCGACGCCTTCATGAGGTCGCTGCAGTCTCCGTCGATCCGGACGGTGTTGGCGATCACCGAGCTGATCGTCTCGCGCAAATGGCTAAGGGCGTGGTTGAAATTCTGGCGGAGCGGCTCGTATTGCGGCGGAAAGGGTCCGCAAAGATCGGAAGACAGATCGCCTTCGGCCAGAGCGCACAGCGCATCGCCGATTTCGGTTACAACTGCGGCCTGCGTGGTCCGCGCCTCCTCCTGTTCGATCCGCCGGTTCTCCTGATCCGTTCTGTCCTGCAGAGTTTCGACGACCGCGATGACGGCCCCCTCGTCATTCATGATCGGGCAGGCATCGATAAGAAGATAACGCCGCCCGCCCGCCGGTAGATCGCACCAGTTTTCGGCGCGAAGGTCCGGTCCACTCATCTGGCGCGATTGCGCCGCGTAGAGATTGGCCACGAGTTCGGGATTCTTGCCGAAGGCGAGATCGGCAAGGCACGGCCGCTCTTCCTTGTAGAAGCCTTTCCAGTGCCCCTTCGTCCCGACCACATCCGCCGCCGCGATCCCGGTCAGCTGCTCGCAGGCGGCATTCCAGAGAACAACCGCTCCATCGGCATCGAGCATGAAGGCCGGAATGGCCATCGCCTGTATCGCCCGGACAGGCAGGTCGAGGGTCTGGGTTTTACGGCTCTGTTCGCGTGGACCGAAAAAGCGTCTGGCCATGCAGCGTCACTCCTGTCTCAAGATAGGATAAAATGCGCTCATTATGCTTAAAAAGAATTTAATCTTATCAGCCGCGCAAGTGAAACGCCGCTAGCGGCTCCCCTTCATTCCTGTCGAGCGCAGATATTGGCTTCGCTTATTGCTCTTTCAGAGCAGCAGGGTTGCCGGTTTTCTGTTACGGACAATGTGACAGGATCGTTGAGCGCATGAGACAGCCTTGGAATTATCGATGAGCGACCCAATGAAGCAGTCTTTTTACGACCTTCACCAGCACGGCTTCATCCGGGCGGGAGCCAGCACACCGCGCGTAAGGACCGCCGATGTCGCCTTCAATCGCGAGTCCATCCTCGAGGAAGCGCGCCGCGCCGACGAAGCCGGTCTGGATCTTCTTGTGCTGCCGGAACTTTGCCTGTCCTCCTACGCGCTCGACGATCTGCACATGCAGGCTGCACTTCTGGATGCGGTCGAAGCGGCGGTCGGCGATATCGTGGCGGCAAGTACCGAGCTTTCACCGGTTCTTTTGATCGGCGCGCCCCTTCGGCACAACAGCCGGCTCTATAATTGCGCACTGGTCATCGCCCGTGGGCGGCTCCTCGGCGTCGTTCCCAAGAGCTTCCTGCCCAATTATCGAGAATATTACGAGAAGCGCTGGTTCGCCCATGGCCGCAATATAAGCGGCAGGACGATCCGTGTCGGCGAGTGTGAAGCGCCCTTCGGCGTCGATCTTATCTTTGCCGCCGACAATCTGCCGGGCTTCAAGCTCTTCGTCGAGATCTGCGAAGATTACTGGGCCGCTATCCCGCCCTCCTGCGAAGGCGCGCTGGCCGGCGCCACCATCATCGCCAACCTGTCAGCGTCCAACATCACGATCGGCAAGTCCGACGAGCGGCACCTTCTGGCGCGGGCGCAGTCGGCCCGCACCGCCTCGGCCTATATCTATTCGGCCGCCGGCCATGGTGAGAGCACGACCGATCTCGCATGGGACGGTCAGGGCATGATCTATGAGCTCGGCGATCTCATGGCCGAATCGGACCGCTTTACGCTCGATCCGGATCTTTGCATCGCCGATATCGATTGCGAGCGGATCGTCAACGATCGCATGCGCATGCAGACCTTCAACGATGCCGCCGAACATGCCGGGCGGCCCGAAGACCGTTTCAGGACGATCGCCTTTCATCATGAGTTCAAGGCCGGGGATCTTGGCCTCATCAGGCCGATCCGCCGATTTCCCTTCGTCCCCAATCGTCAGCACAAGCTGGATGAGGACTGCTTCGAGGCGTTCAACATTCAGGTCGACGCCCTGATGCGCCGAATCCAGGCGACCAGGCCGAAATCGCTCATCATCGGCATTTCCGGCGGTCTCGATTCCACCCACGCTCTCATTGTCGCCGCCAAGGCGTGCGACCGGCTCGGCCTGCCGCGCACTACCATCAGGGGCTATACGATGCCCTGCTTCGGCACGAGCGAAGGCACGAAGCAAAACGCCTGGAAGCTGATGAATGCGCTGGAGATCACGGCCGAGGAAATCGATATCAGACCCGCAGCAAAGCGGATGTTGGAGGATATCGGCCATCCCTTCGCGGACGGCGAGCCAGTCTACGATGTGACTTTCGAGAATGTCCAAGCGGGACTGCGGACCGACTACCTCTTCCGCCTTGCCGGCCAACATGGCGGATTCGTCATCGGCACCGGCGACCTGTCGGAGCTCGCGCTCGGATGGTGCACCTACGGTGTCGGCGACCAGATGAGCCACTACGCCGTCAATTGCGGCGTTCCGAAAACGCTGATCCAGTATCTCATTCGTTGGGCGACGAGTACCGATCAGTTCGACCCACAGACCGACGCCATTCTGGAAGCCATTCTGAAAACGGAGATCTCGCCGGAACTGGTTCCAGTGGGCGAAGACGGCGAGATACAGAGCACCGAGGAAAAGATCGGCCCGTACGAACTGAACGATTTCTTCCTGCATCACATCGTCCGTTTCGGGCAGACTCCCTCGAAAGTCGCGTTCCTGGCCTGGCATGCCTGGCACGATGCCAAGCATGGCATCTGGCCATCGGCTTTTCCCGAGACGAACAAGAACCAATACGATTTGGCGACCATCCGGAAATGGCTGGAGAGCTTCCTGATCCGCTTTTTCCAGTTCAGCCAGTTCAAACGTTCGGCGATTCCCAACGGGCCGAAAGTCTCTTCAGGTGGCGCGCTCAGCCCCCGCGGCGACTGGCGGGCGCCATCCGATGCGGTCGCGGGACCGTGGCTCGACGAACTGAAAAACAACGTGCCAGAGAGCTGAAGCGCCGGCACAGCTTCGCATGAAGGGTGGGTGACTTGCCTTTCTTTGCCCGCTTTGCAACGCTGCAGACCGGTAGTGTCGGAACGGCCGGGTCACTTGCAAAGCGAATGGATCATCGATCACCCATTTCGCACCCTGAGCGGGGAGCAGCATCAGGCTCGCCGGAAGGAAAGCCTGAACCTCTCCGACTTTTCCCGTCTCTCGCTCGTTGAATTCGTCAGCGCGTTCGAAAACGCGAGAGACGATGCGCCGATCGCCGATTTCGCATGGCGCCTTGGCACTTGCTATGATCTCGATGCTCTTGGGCATCTGGGCAAGGCGCTACGATCGGCTCCCCGTCTGGGCGACGCGCTCCAAGTGCTGATCAATGGTTTTCCGCTTCTGCAATCAGGTGCCGACATTGCACTACAGGTCGAGGATGACGCGGTCCGGTTTTGCTATCGCATTCTCGACAATCGAATCTGGCCCCGCCACGCGGATGCGGAATTCACGCTGGGCTTCGTGGCCTCCATCGCCGCCGCTTTCGGCGCCACACCGGACACATTCCGAGCGATCGCATTCGAGACCCCGGAAGACGCGAAGACGAGCGCACTCCGCCATGCCATCGGCCTCGATATAAGCTACGGAGGCGACACTAATTCCATTCTCCTGCCGGCACGGCTGCTGGACAACAGGGCCATATCGGCTTCGTCTTTGGAGGATTACGGGCAGGCCCTGCGCCAGATGGCGTCTCAACTGCACGTCTCTGGACAAGACGAACCTGTCGCGCGGCGCGTCCAGCACACGATCCTGCGCCGCCTCGGCCATGCTCCAGTTGACCAGACACAGATCGCAGCAGCCCTTGGAATGTCAGAGCGCAGCTTGAGGCGGTATCTGAGCGCCGAACAGATCAGTTTCCAAGCCTTGCTGGATGAATGCCGGCACCATTTTGCGGAAGCCCTTCTGGTTCGAACCGACCTGCCCCTGTCGGAAATCGCCTATCGGATCGGCTATGGTGAGCAGAGCACCTTCTCGCGCGCCGCCCGCGAGTGGTTTGCCATGAGCCCAGCCGCATTTCGTCGGCAGAACAGGCCGCTCTGAAGAGAGCAAATCACTCTCAGGCACACCCTTCCGTTGTAAGATTGGCCGGAATCGTCAAGACGCCGGGCCAATCTGCTCCCTTTAATGCCTACTCATCAGGCAGATTTGCCATGAGCCTTTTTTACAAGCACGGAGAGGAGAACCTCCATGAGGCACAAACTGGAAGCTACAGCGGCGGCAGGGCTAGCCCTCGCATTATCGGTTTCATTGGCCCAGGCTCACCCGCTGGATGGCCTTACCGCCGAGGAATATCAGTCCATCAAGCAGATCCTGAATGATAATGGCACCATTGCCGAGGAGACGCTTTTCCCGCTCGTCGAATTGAAGGAGCCGCCCAAGGAGGAGGTCCTTCAGTGGCAGGAGGGGGACACACTCGATCGGAAGGCAATTGTTCAATACACCGATGGCGATGGTTTCTCCGAAGCCCTCGTGAATATCACGCAGGGCACGATCGAAAGCACCGAGCCGATTGAGGGCCAGCCCATGATCCTCTTTACGGAGTTCATGAGCGCGTTGCAGACGGCGGTGAGCGATGAGCGCATGATCGAAGCGCTCGCCAAGCGTGATCTGACCTCGGATGACGTCTTTTGCCTGCCATTGACCGCCGGCAATTTTTTCACGCCGCTTTATGAGAATTCGCGTCTCATGAGGGTACCCTGTTACCAGAACCCAACGGGCTCGAACTTCTACGCCAAGCCGATCGAGGGCCTTTTCGCGGTCGTCGACCTTCAGAAAAAGGAGGTTCTGGAGGTCGTCGATGAAGGTGTGGTGCCGGTCCCGACCGATCCATGGGGTTACACCCAGGAGGAAGTGGCCGAACGCGTCGAACTTCGCGAGCCGATCAACCCCGCCAAACTGTCACAGGAAGGGGAGCCGAATTACACGGTCGATGGAAGCCACATCGAATGGGACATGTGGCGGCTGAACTATCGGATCGACAAGCGCCCCGGCCTCGTCATCAACAATCTCGAGGTCAACGATCAGGGCACCTGGCGATCCGTGATCTATCAGGCGCATCTGTCCGAGGTTTTCGTGCCTTACATGGATCCGGGCCAGGGCTGGTACTGGCGCACCTATATGGATAGCGGCGAATATGGCTTCGGCCTGTTCCTGACGCCCTTGCGCGCCGGTGTCGACTGCCCCGAATACGCCACCTTCCTGCCAGCGGTCATTTCGGACGATTCCGCCAATCCGCTGGAGATCCCCGATGCTGTCTGCATCTTCGAACGGAGCATCGGCGACCCCGCATGGCGTCACTACGAAGTGTTCGCACAAACGCCCGACAATCCGGTTCCGGCAGAAGGCCGCAGCGAAACCGAGCTTGTGATCCGTACGGCGTCCGAGGTTGGGAACTATGATTATCTGATCGACTACCGCTTGCGGCAGGACGGCCAGATCCTGATCAAGGTCGGCGCGACGGGGCTGGACGCGGTGAAGGGCGTGGCTTCCACATCGATCAACGACGACACCGCAGAGGAAGACACCAGGCACGGCACATTGATCGCGCCCAATCTCGTTGCGGCCAATCACGATCACTATTTCAACTTCCGGATCGATTTCGATGTCGATCAGCCGAAGAACAACTTCATGACGATGGATATCGTACCGGCCGAAGTCGAAGAGGGTGCCGAACGGCTCTCAATGTGGAAGGTCGAAAACAACATGCCCGACAGCGAGCTCGATGCGCGCTATCAGGTGAGTTCGTTCAAGCCGCGCTATTATCACCTCTCCAATCCGGACCGCGAAGGCTATCTCGGCCATACGCCCGGCTGGATGATCCATCACGGCTCTGTCGCCTACGGACCGTTCGACTTCCAGAACGACCCACCCTTCAAGCGCAACGCCTATATCGAATATTCGGTCTGGAACACGGTGTATGACCCCGAAGAGCGCTATGCGGGCGGCCGCTATGCCATGCAGAGCACGGGCGAGGACACGCTGGCCGAATGGGTGAAAGACGATGCGCCGTTACAGGGTCAGGACATCGTCACCTGGTTCACGGCAGGCTTCCACCACATTCCGAGAATGGAAGACTGGCCGGTCATGTCGACCGAGTGGAAGACCGTCCACATCATGCCGCACAACTACTTCGCCCATAACCCGGCGCTGACGATCCGCTCCAGCGAATAGTCCCTCGCACGCGAACTAAGAACGCCGCCGCCCGCAATGCGGGTGGCGGTTTTTTATGTTGCCGATCGAGTTTCGGACGAATTGCGAAGCGCCTGATGAAACGGCCCCAGAAGGCAGAGCCCGATCATGATCAGATAGCCGGTATAGAAACGGGTTTCCCACATCGGAGCGATGAAGAACTTTGCCGGAATGGTGAGCATGGCCGCCCCGACGATCGTGATAATGCGTGCGTCCACCTTGCGCCACTGAAAGACGATGAAGCCCGCTGCCAGTACTTCGACGCAGAAAACCGCCCACCAGCTCTCCGTGACGAGGCTACGGACAGCCCCCTTCACGATCGCGCCGATATAGGCGATCGGGGAAAAAGCCGGGTGAAACCCTTCGATCGTGGAAACCATCTCGATATTGGAAAAGTAGAAATGAACCCACCAGCCCGGATGGTCGGCGAGAACTGAGGTCACGAGATAGGTCGGCAACGCCAGAACCAGCATGACGACCATGGGCTTCCAGCCCGTGCGTGTAACGATGCCTGCGAGTGCCCAGAGACCAATGAAAGCCACGTGGTCGGGACGGGCCAGAATAGCGAGAAGCGAGGGCAGGATCGCAAGCCAGGACGCGCCGCGCAGCCAGAGCAGAACTCCGGCAAGCAGAAAAACGGTCGAAAAGAGATCGGGCACCACATACTGACCGAGATAACCGACATCGCTGAGCACCACGAGCGGCAGGATCAAAAGCGCGTCTGGAAGGCGCGCAGAGGGCCACACCCAGATGAGGCAGATGACGCCAATCGCCAGCACCGAAAACGTGCTGATGAGTCTCAGCGCATCAACCGGTTGCATGAACTCCGCCAGAAGAGACGCCGCTTCGACATAAAGCACCTTGATCCGATAGAAGGGCAGCATCGACTCGAAGGCGTCGGGGTCGGCATATTGATCGACCCGATACTGACGGTCTTCGGTGAGGACAACCAGTTCGCCTTTGCTGATCCTGTCACTGACTGCGCTCCACGCTGCGGCGTGAAGGTCGGCCGCGCTGGAGTAATCATCCTCGATCGCAACCGCCGTATAGGCGACCATGTCCCAGTTGGCGCGTGGGAAAAACCAGGACGCCGCCGCGATAATCAAAAAATAAAATGCGATCACGGCCACGAGACCGTATCGGCCAAGATTGCGATTGCTGAAATCCATTTGTCCAACGTTTTCTGCCGGTGCGAAATCAACATTCGTAGACGAGAAAAACAAAAGACTTCTTACGTATTGGAATTTCAAAGCGGTGCTCGGTGATCGCAGGCCGATCGAACAAGGCCAGCAAATCTGCCTATGCAAACGGATAGGCCGTCATGCGAAAGCGTGACTTTCTAACCTTCCGGCCGCGCCGCCGGATCCCTCGCTGCCCTTATAAAAGCATCCATCCGTGCCCCAACGGGATCAGCATGATGATGCGAAACATGAAAAAGTTTGCCGGTCCGATCTGGCCCGCCCAATGCAGACGCGTCGGCGGACCGAATGCCCGCTTGAGACCCTCGTTCCTTGTGCGCCATCGCCGCTTCAGCACGGATGATTTGCTGGCGCGGCAATGTCCGCTCATCACGCGTCACGGAGCGCCTCGCGGACCCGCGATGCGCCTACTCTCTATAGCTGAAAAGTCGAAAAGCGAAGGCGTGTCGTCAGATGTCCGATAGAGAATTCCACGAGCGACTGGCTGGCGCGCGCCGCCGCTTTGCGTCCCGTATCGATGAGCGCCTGCGCTCGGTCGAGAAGACCATCGCACAAGGCGACTTTGAAACGGCGAGGCGCATTCTCCACAATCTGGCCGGCGCGGCGCCGACCTTTGGCTTCGAAGCATTTGGGGCGAAAGCGCGCGAGATCGAGGCGCTCATAGCCGATGGATATCAATCGCGATCGCCCGGACCTGAGGAAACAAGCACCATCATTCGCGAAACGGCTCTTCTTCGCCACGATACGAAGGGGCTGGAAGCATGAAAGCCGTTCTTCTTGCCTTGATCCTGACCCTCAACCCGGGGACCGGGACCGCATTCGCTACCGATCGGCCGGGGCTTCAAACGCTGTTCGGTGCCATACCGGCCCTCTCGGAAGGAAGTGCGGCGCTTGATACGCTGACGTTTTCCGCGCCTCCGGCCATCTCCCGTTCAGCATCCGGGGATCGATCCACCTCTCCTGCGATAGGGCAGACAGACGCCCTCTCCTCGTCGTCAGACTTCCGGAGGGTCATCGGTCTGGATGAACTCGGTTTTGAGACGGGACTGGAATTCCAGGGCATGACCGGTCGCCGCGACCTCTTCTTTCCGGCACCCTCGACGGCAAGTTCGCTGCACCTTCGCCTCGTCTTTCGCGCAGGCGCAGCCCATGAGAGTCGGCGGACCCTCCGTATTCTCGTCAATGGACGATCTCTCGTCACCCGCGCGCTCCAGTCCGAAAACGAGAACTTTGTCATCGACGAAAAGATCGGGCCCGCTGCGATACGGGAGGGTTTCCTGCGTGTGAGCATCGAATATAGCGGAGCCTTCACGGAGGATCGCTGCCTCGATGAGCGGGTCGGCGGCGACTTCCTGCAATTGCAGGCATCGAGCCAACTCAGCATCGGCCTTTCACCCGAAGCCCTGACCGACAGCCGGGACATTCTGGCGCTCTTGCCGAAAGAGATCGACATACTGATCCCTCGCCGGGCCCTGGCAGCGGAGGAGGCCGAGGCGCTGATCCGCCTGAAGAGCCTTTTCGCCGCGCAGGGACGCACCGTCAGAGTTGCAGGGCTGAGCAGACAGGCGGTCACGAAAGGTGTGCCGGCTGGTATCTGGTCGCGGGGCCTGATCGCCATCGGCCAAGCCGACGAGTTGGGGCTGAAGGACCCCGGGTCTGACAGCGTCTTACGAACGACAATGACAGTTCAGGGTCCGGCGCTTCTCGTTTCCGGCGAAAGCCAGTCTTCCGCCGTGGATCTCCTGACCAGCCGCTGGCGGGATATCACCTTGGGCGACCGGGCTGATATCGCGGTGGTCGAGCGAAGCGAAACACAGCGCGAAACCTTTCGATTGACGGATTTGCAATCGACGACGCTTGTCGACAGCGCGGTCTTCGAAACAGGCTTCAGCGTCGTGGACCTGCCGGCCGGAACCCTGCCGAGCCATATCGATATCGCCCTGGCCCTGAGCCCCGACTTCGAAAGCCGGCCCGCAACGCTGGTGACCTATCTGAATGGCGTCATGTTGAATGGCAGCACGACGGAGGGCGGCGAGCATATTCGGCAAGTCTCACCCATCCCGTCAGGGCTTTTGGCGCGTGACAATTCGGTCGAGGTGCGTCTTCAGCGCCAGCCCTTGACCGGCAACTGCGCCAATCCCCCGCAAGGGTTCGACGTTCAGCTTCTGCCATCCAGCCGGCTGCGGCTCGTCGAAACCGGCGAAAGGCCGAGTGATTTCTTCGAACTGAGCTCGATCTTTGCCAAGGGCGTATCGATTTTCCTGCCGGAGTCGCCGAAAAATCCAGAGGAATGGCAGGCCCTCTCCAACATGATCACGGCGCTGATCCCGGCCCGGGCCCCTGTCGACGTTCGCATCGGCGCACCAACCGGCCCAATCGCCGAACCATTTATCTTTGTGGGACCGGCTCTTCCGAAGACGATGACCGCCCCGCTTTCTCTCCACGACCGCCGTCTCGTGCTGCGGGACGCGGACGGTCGAATCTTGATCGATATTGAAGGGGGAAACCGCCCCGGCATCGTTCAGATTGCCGCGACGGACAAGGCTTATGGTCTCTGGTGGCGTCCAGGTACCACCGAGCCGGCCGAAGCTCTCATAAGCGGGCTCGATCGGGGCAATATCGCGATCATCGAGGAAGGACGCATTGGCTTCGCCTTTTCCACCGAGCGCGATCGGCTCGTGGAGATCGACCACCCCACCAATGCCGGCTTCTGGAATACGGTACGCGGCTATCGCGCGTG contains these protein-coding regions:
- the fliQ gene encoding flagellar biosynthesis protein FliQ, producing MNATDALDLTQLALWTVISLSAPAVVPAMLAGLAIALFQALTQIQEVTLTFVPKILIALFSLVLFSGFIGSSLVTFSEQVYDKVENGFL
- a CDS encoding PDC sensor domain-containing protein codes for the protein MRGEDIMRGKPSLHHGLLSASLIVGMVSCGLAEAATEAPDHRAQIARYVESDSLHWLSGPEVVDAIKAQNKKTADLTAEHVQELDQNWRKAVASSGAERAMIEDFMKLPLSQYLRSMQRKTDFMVVEIIVTDAKGLNVGLSTPSSDFWQGDEAKHQETFGKTSRDLFIDEIEFEPETGLLISQVSRTVFDPETDQAVGAITISINMNKL
- a CDS encoding methyl-accepting chemotaxis protein, encoding MKFLSSFKNLSFTAKLVAVLIVSNLIGVAITVLVLETSVEKTLRSDAYISWQREVEQMARMAAGGIKWDVPEAIQESYASFDDGEDHDLRYFMAFDRDKNPVFSQAFLYDDVSRAQAAFDELMPSVSTSSLIKTNQAGNETATIIVPLDADSAGEPRGYVATVWSTERLNNIGFAFGWQILLTQALIQFTIVAILLFALSRIVSRPLSALAHRVEALQAGDTESEVPERDRHDAIGVVADALNVFRVAAGEKTVAEEKAASDRAAFDAERQRGEAERERVSKTRDSATRKIGQALEQLADGDLTVRITQIDDEFVDIKNDFNNAVARLSSTLNEIRDTANSVRAGTNEISVAATDLSQRTERQAASVEETAEKSRQITETVQDTAQRADRVGRIVNEATDCAKHSRTVVSNTKHAMSDISESSTKIVSIIEVINDIAFQTNLLALNAGVEAARAGEAGNGFAVVAQEVRTLAQRTSNAANEIKSLIGDATSNVNSGVKLVDDTMEALTEIERYVEDISQNIGAVVSAAREQADSLAAVNRAVGTMDETTQQNAAIAEETNAACQNLRSSSDALTQLVDMFVLTDEATESKGAQTARSSSYSSAA
- a CDS encoding methyl-accepting chemotaxis protein yields the protein MARRFFGPREQSRKTQTLDLPVRAIQAMAIPAFMLDADGAVVLWNAACEQLTGIAAADVVGTKGHWKGFYKEERPCLADLAFGKNPELVANLYAAQSRQMSGPDLRAENWCDLPAGGRRYLLIDACPIMNDEGAVIAVVETLQDRTDQENRRIEQEEARTTQAAVVTEIGDALCALAEGDLSSDLCGPFPPQYEPLRQNFNHALSHLRETISSVIANTVRIDGDCSDLMKASAELSDRTGQQAANIQQTVASLTELSQGLKATSDGAAKANRAIDETLEQARNSSGIVQETIAAMKAIDDFSSQINQVVAVIEELAFQTNLLALNAGVEAARAGESGRGFAVVAQEVRELAQRSAKESNGVKTLLETSKAQVSKGVELVDRTGEALQAIVEKAGVVDQIVGDLARATVEQTSTVEDIHGAANDLDQLTMKNAQMAEEGAEANQHLVDQARELAQMLRRFNVSADSVRPAGARARAA